The following proteins are encoded in a genomic region of Plasmodium cynomolgi strain B DNA, scaffold: 0022, whole genome shotgun sequence:
- a CDS encoding Pv-fam-d protein (putative), whose translation ASNFYKKHNEKNSQNGTLLDVRTSRLLFGGANVGKETKDNSLKGRIINILEKDGNEFSRHLNALIHDENFRNELNFLTHDSNVKRTLNALMRDDTSESLSSISSFEENFKRPLNELKRNVSEDSIFGDLGVYNSDESIDDISNDSLFSSGLDIVKNEKHFTKADAISEQKELDKLIREQNAKRVTESGIYGLLKQIDRKVESEMLNIMKSDFGYGYDNNKKCSTKCKSVYKKFLNDIKQYRIFLPFIITGAIAVVLIPHILFGCILGTTATCSASLFYLYIVSLFSSFSLGIYYQIKYEKCSKIIRRFLKYKKRPSLKRNPMSIYCFYRSLKFYVLI comes from the coding sequence ATTATTAGATGTTAGAACAAGTAGATTGCTCTTTGGAGGAGCTAACGtaggaaaagaaacaaaagataattctttaaaaggaagaattaTTAACATATTAGAGAAAGATGGTAATGAATTTTCTAGACACTTAAATGCTTTAAtacatgatgaaaattttcgaaacgaattaaattttttgacaCATGATAGCAATGTAAAAAGGACCCTTAATGCATTAATGCGCGATGATACTTCTGAAAGTTTATCTAGCATTTCAagttttgaagaaaattttaaaagaccattaaatgaattaaaacgAAATGTCTCTGAAGACAGCATATTTGGTGATTTAGGAGTGTATAATTCTGACGAAAGTATCGACGATATATCGAATGACAGTCTCTTCAGCAGTGGACTTGATatagtgaaaaatgaaaaacactTTACAAAAGCGGATGCTAtaagtgaacaaaaagaacTCGATAAGTTAATACGAGAGCAAAATGCCAAAAGAGTTACCGAATCGGGCATATATGGacttttaaaacaaattgatAGAAAAGTCGAATCAGAAATGTTAAATATCATGAAAAGTGATTTTGGTTATGgttatgataataataaaaagtgtAGCACTAAATGCAAAagtgtatataaaaaattccttaACGATATAAAACAATatagaatatttttaccttttatcATTACTGGTGCAATTGCTGTAGTACTAATcccacatattttatttggtTGTATTTTGGGTACTACTGCTACTTGTTCCGcgtcacttttttatttatatattgtatCATTATTCTCATCTTTTTCTTTGGGCATCTACTATCAgattaaatatgaaaaatgcagtaaaattataaggcgttttttaaaatataagaaaCGTCCTagtttaaaaagaaatcccATGAGCATATATTGCTTTTATAGATCTCTAAAATTTTATGTCTTAATATGA